The Castanea sativa cultivar Marrone di Chiusa Pesio chromosome 11, ASM4071231v1 genome contains a region encoding:
- the LOC142617235 gene encoding transcription factor MTB1, with translation MKIEMGLGGGVWNDEDKTMVAAVLGTRAYDYLISSSVSNENLLMAVGSDENLQNKLSDLVDRPSALNFSWNYAIFWQLSRSKSGDWVLGWGDGSCREPREGEESQAMQILNRRLEDEAQQKMRKRVLQKLHTLFGGSDEDNYALGLDRVTDTEMFFLASMYFSFPRGEGGPGKCFASGKHVWLTDILKSQSDYCVRSFLAKSAGIQTIVLVPTDGGVFELGSVRSVGESLELLQSIRSSFSTHPSPGRINSVPVLSVINEKKDENTPFTNLGIVDRVEGIPKIFGQELNLGNLDRPHYREKLAIRKMEERPWEAYPNGSKIAYPSPRNGIHGSSWGHIHGVKQGGPAEIYGPHAPNNLQELVNGAREEFRLNNYQPQKQVQMQIDFSGATSRPSVISRPISAESEHSDVEASCKEERATAADERRPRKRGRKPANGREEPLNHVEAERQRREKLNQRFYALRAVVPNISKMDKASLLGDAISYINELQAKLKIMEAERENLGSSSRDVSALEGNPNTENLYRVPDVDIHAAQDEVIVKVSCPLDSHPASRVIQAFKEAQVTVVESKLSAANDTVLHTFVIKSQGSDQLTKEKLIAAFSQESNSLQALSSVG, from the coding sequence ATGAAGATTGAGATGGGTTTGGGTGGTGGGGTGTGGAATGATGAGGATAAGACCATGGTTGCAGCGGTTCTGGGTACTCGGGCTTATGATTACTTGATATCAAGCTCGGTTTCAAATGAGAATTTGTTAATGGCTGTGGGGAGCGATGAGAATTTGCAAAACAAGCTTTCGGATCTTGTGGACCGCCCCAGCGCCTTGAATTTCAGCTGGAATTATGCAATCTTTTGGCAACTTTCAAGGTCTAAGTCCGGGGATTGGGTTTTGGGTTGGGGGGATGGATCTTGTAGGGAGCCTAGGGAGGGTGAGGAGTCCCAAGCTATGCAAATTCTCAATCGTCGGCTTGAGGATGAGGCTCAGCAGAAGATGAGGAAAAGGGTGCTTCAAAAGCTGCACACATTGTTTGGGGGATCAGATGAGGATAATTATGCCTTAGGATTGGACAGAGTTACTGATACAGAGATGTTCTTTCTTGCATCCATGTATTTCTCCTTCCCTCGTGGGGAGGGTGGTCCTGGCAAGTGTTTTGCATCCGGGAAACATGTTTGGCTCACTGACATACTGAAATCACAGTCTGATTACTGTGTACGGTCCTTCCTTGCTAAATCTGCTGGTATCCAGACCATTGTTTTAGTCCCAACTGATGGGGGTGTCTTTGAATTGGGTTCAGTGAGATCTGTGGGTGAAAGTTTGGAATTGTTGCAGTCCATAAGATCTTCATTCTCAACACATCCCTCTCCTGGAAGGATTAACTCGGTGCCAGTGTTGTCGGTGATTAACGAGAAGAAAGATGAAAATACCCCTTTTACAAATTTGGGGATTGTGGATAGAGTGGAAGGAATTCCAAAGATTTTTGGGCAGGAATTGAACTTGGGTAACTTGGACCGTCCCCATTACAGAGAGAAGCTTGCTATTAGAAAAATGGAAGAGAGGCCATGGGAAGCCTACCCTAATGGGAGTAAGATTGCATACCCTAGCCCACGAAATGGTATCCATGGTTCAAGTTGGGGACATATTCATGGTGTGAAACAGGGAGGTCCAGCAGAAATTTATGGTCCGCATGCCCCCAATAACTTACAGGAGCTTGTTAATGGAGCTAGGGAAGAATTTCGGCTAAACAACTACCAGCCACAAAAGCAGGTGCAAATGCAAATTGATTTTTCAGGGGCCACCTCTAGGCCTTCTGTGATTTCCCGGCCAATTAGTGCTGAATCTGAGCATTCAGATGTTGAAGCTTCTTGCAAGGAAGAACGGGCAACTGCAGCCGATGAAAGGAGGCCCAGGAAACGAGGTAGAAAGCCTGCAAATGGAAGAGAAGAACCGCTCAATCATGTAGAGGCAGAGAGGCAGCGGCGGGAGAAGCTGAATCAGCGGTTCTATGCATTACGAGCTGTAGTACCCAATATCTCCAAGATGGACAAAGCCTCCTTGTTGGGAGATGCCATTTCTTACATCAATGAACTGCAGGCAAAGCTTAAGATCATGGAAGCGGAGAGGGAAAACCTTGGGAGCTCTTCAAGAGATGTATCAGCTTTGGAGGGTAACCCAAACACTGAAAATTTGTATCGAGTTCCTGATGTTGATATTCATGCTGCCCAAGATGAGGTTATTGTTAAGGTGAGCTGTCCTTTGGATTCACACCCTGCATCAAGGGTCATCCAAGCATTCAAAGAGGCACAAGTTACTGTTGTTGAGTCCAAACTCTCTGCAGCAAATGACACTGTGTTACATACATTTGTAATCAAGTCTCAAGGATCTGACCAACTGACAAAGGAAAAGTTGATTGCAGCATTTTCCCAGGAATCCAACTCCTTACAGGCATTGTCATCAGTTGGTTAG